The proteins below come from a single Plantactinospora sp. KBS50 genomic window:
- a CDS encoding MmcQ/YjbR family DNA-binding protein, whose product MANWDDVSRIVAELPETAELTDRNGLLSWRVRAKPLAWERPLRRSDLAELGAAAPDGPILAARVPDLGARAALLADPSGVYFITSHFADYPAILVKLPEIAVAELRELLVEAWFGQAPKRLAAAYRDRLEIGPGMSTED is encoded by the coding sequence ATGGCGAACTGGGACGACGTCAGCCGGATCGTGGCCGAGTTGCCCGAGACGGCGGAGCTGACCGACCGCAACGGCCTGCTCTCCTGGCGGGTCCGGGCCAAGCCGCTGGCGTGGGAGCGGCCGTTGCGCCGGTCCGATCTGGCGGAGCTGGGGGCGGCGGCGCCGGACGGGCCGATCCTCGCGGCCCGGGTGCCCGATCTGGGTGCCCGGGCCGCGTTGCTCGCCGACCCGTCGGGGGTCTACTTCATCACCTCGCACTTCGCGGACTACCCCGCGATCCTGGTGAAGCTGCCCGAGATCGCCGTCGCCGAGCTGCGTGAACTGCTGGTGGAGGCGTGGTTCGGCCAGGCGCCGAAGCGGCTGGCCGCCGCATACCGGGACCGGCTGGAGATAGGTCCGGGCATGTCAACAGAAGATTGA
- a CDS encoding MFS transporter translates to MSRLVAIGRDRNAVLFIAISFAWGFGASLMMLVAGIWVLSLSGSSSLGALVGTCLYLPVALGPIIGGLVDRLPRRPLMVWTCLLTAAMIASLLAVRSAAEIWLIFVVMLGYGVSFVLLGAGESALLPAVLPAGLLGEVNGLRTSAQEGMKLVAPAIGAGLFTWRGGHPVVLLAIVALTVTAVLYAAIRIRPAAPGLSGPGSSGPGLSGPGSSGPGSSGPGSSGFRARGAGPTASGPAGAGLTASGPCGAGPSDAGPTAGGRCGSGSTGTHPGPGRPAGRRERGSRREYGGLRFLLGTPALRRVVLAAAACIAMSGITTAALYAAVVTGLHRSPSFIGVLASAQGLGSIVGGLLAGRLLAARGELRTAGVGALAYAAGVAAWLLPWWPGLVLGSVLVGIGLPGTLVAAMTAVQRGTPQRLLGRVSASAGTVLFAPVALANPIGAVLVLPDRRLPLLVVAAGALLTATVALSGRRTPRRPVERVPAC, encoded by the coding sequence GTGTCTCGCCTGGTCGCCATCGGCCGCGACCGCAACGCCGTGCTGTTCATCGCGATCTCGTTCGCCTGGGGCTTCGGCGCCAGCCTGATGATGCTGGTGGCCGGCATCTGGGTGCTGTCGCTGTCCGGCTCCAGCAGCCTCGGTGCGCTGGTGGGCACCTGCCTCTACCTGCCCGTCGCGCTCGGGCCGATTATCGGTGGGCTGGTGGACCGGCTGCCCCGGCGGCCGTTGATGGTCTGGACCTGCCTGCTCACCGCCGCCATGATCGCGTCTCTGCTGGCCGTCCGGTCCGCCGCCGAGATCTGGCTGATCTTCGTAGTGATGCTCGGCTACGGGGTCAGCTTCGTGCTGCTCGGAGCCGGGGAGTCGGCGCTGCTGCCGGCGGTCCTGCCGGCCGGCCTGCTCGGCGAGGTGAACGGGCTGCGGACCAGCGCACAGGAGGGCATGAAACTGGTGGCGCCGGCCATCGGTGCGGGGCTGTTCACCTGGCGCGGAGGCCATCCGGTCGTGCTGCTCGCGATCGTGGCCCTGACGGTCACCGCGGTCCTGTACGCCGCGATCCGGATCCGCCCCGCCGCCCCCGGGCTGTCTGGTCCCGGGTCGTCTGGTCCCGGGCTGTCTGGTCCCGGGTCGTCTGGTCCCGGGTCGTCTGGTCCCGGGTCGTCTGGCTTCCGGGCGCGCGGCGCCGGGCCGACGGCGAGCGGACCGGCTGGTGCTGGACTGACGGCCAGTGGGCCGTGTGGTGCGGGGCCGTCTGATGCCGGGCCGACGGCCGGTGGGCGGTGCGGCTCCGGGTCGACCGGCACCCATCCCGGTCCCGGCCGTCCCGCCGGTCGGCGCGAGCGCGGCAGCCGGCGCGAGTACGGCGGCCTGCGGTTCCTGCTGGGCACGCCGGCGCTGCGCCGCGTCGTACTGGCGGCCGCGGCCTGCATCGCGATGTCCGGCATCACGACGGCGGCGCTGTACGCCGCGGTCGTCACCGGCCTACACCGGTCGCCGAGCTTCATCGGCGTGCTCGCCTCCGCCCAGGGACTCGGTTCGATCGTTGGCGGCCTGCTGGCCGGACGGCTGCTGGCGGCCCGCGGCGAGCTCCGGACCGCGGGCGTCGGCGCCCTGGCGTACGCGGCGGGCGTCGCGGCCTGGCTGCTGCCGTGGTGGCCCGGCCTGGTGCTGGGCAGCGTGCTGGTCGGAATCGGCCTGCCCGGCACACTGGTGGCGGCGATGACCGCGGTGCAACGAGGTACCCCGCAGCGACTGCTCGGCCGGGTCTCGGCCAGCGCCGGAACCGTCCTGTTCGCCCCGGTCGCGCTGGCCAACCCGATCGGTGCTGTGCTCGTGCTGCCGGACCGCCGGCTGCCGCTGCTCGTCGTCGCCGCAGGTGCGTTGCTGACCGCCACCGTCGCGCTGTCTGGTCGTCGCACGCCCCGCCGGCCTGTTGAGCGCGTCCCGGCCTGTTGA
- a CDS encoding serine acetyltransferase has product MLDTLRQDFRANPRDPLVRLVLTVFRFGQWTAARSTVPRRLCGPVYRLLNLVVLRLGVNSDLPRELTCGPGLRLFHPYGLVLHRDARLGAGVRLYHHVTIGRRDFSGEPVVGDGVLVGAGATILGPVRIGSNARIAAGATVLDDVPPGGLALGPRAVVLDPAAAPPEPAAGMVLPPA; this is encoded by the coding sequence GTGCTCGACACGCTTCGGCAGGACTTCCGCGCCAACCCGCGTGATCCGCTGGTCCGGCTGGTGCTCACCGTGTTCCGCTTCGGACAGTGGACGGCCGCCCGGTCGACCGTGCCCCGCCGGCTGTGCGGCCCGGTCTACCGGCTGCTGAACCTGGTGGTGCTCCGGCTCGGCGTGAACAGCGACCTGCCCCGGGAGCTGACCTGCGGCCCGGGTCTGCGGCTGTTCCACCCGTACGGGCTGGTGCTGCACCGCGACGCCCGGCTGGGGGCCGGCGTCCGGCTCTACCACCATGTCACGATCGGCCGCCGGGACTTCTCCGGCGAACCGGTCGTGGGCGACGGTGTCCTGGTGGGCGCAGGTGCCACGATTCTCGGGCCGGTCCGGATCGGCAGCAACGCCAGGATCGCCGCGGGGGCCACCGTGCTGGACGACGTACCGCCGGGTGGCCTCGCGCTGGGACCCCGGGCGGTCGTCCTGGACCCGGCCGCGGCGCCGCCCGAACCGGCCGCCGGCATGGTCCTCCCGCCGGCATGA